The following proteins are encoded in a genomic region of Alphaproteobacteria bacterium:
- a CDS encoding sodium:proton antiporter — MLIFETILILLFTATVLSALAKRISIPYPTILALGGALLAFVPGAPQLDLPPQLILALFVAPVLLDAAYDTSLRDLRNNWAPIFSLVLAAVGLTTAAVAFAAQHMIPDLPLAAAIALGALVAPPDAVAALAILGQVNPPHRIRKILEGESLLNDASSLLIYKLAVGAVVAGSFSMEGAVPTFALVIFGSVALGWFAAWPVGLLIRRIEDAPTSVIFQFVITFGVWLVAERLGLSAVVAIVVFGLTMARHNTLPTHLRVSSFAIWESVIFVLNVLAFTLIGLQMRPVLDALDGSGPHLLEAALIILGVVIAVRLVWVMIYAFVRRQLARFRASASLPTPKGALVVGWSGMRGIVTLAAAMALPADFPYRDFMQLTAFVVVLGTLLLHGLTLRPLLMLLRLPKDTIVETEARTARKAALKAAMAELESDSTDAAHRLRLQYKEALSRARNGEDPRDTADNALRRKAVAVSRHAIHDLRRSGAIGDDAYRLVEEELDWVEMSVRPTKP, encoded by the coding sequence ATGCTCATATTCGAAACCATTCTTATCCTGCTCTTCACGGCGACCGTGCTTTCGGCGTTGGCGAAGCGCATCAGCATTCCCTATCCCACGATCCTTGCTTTGGGCGGCGCGCTGCTGGCCTTCGTTCCCGGCGCCCCCCAGCTTGATCTGCCGCCCCAGCTTATCCTGGCCTTGTTCGTGGCGCCCGTCCTGCTGGACGCTGCCTACGACACATCGCTGCGCGATCTGCGCAACAACTGGGCGCCTATATTCTCGCTCGTTCTGGCCGCCGTCGGGCTGACGACGGCCGCCGTGGCTTTCGCCGCCCAGCATATGATCCCCGATTTGCCATTGGCTGCCGCCATCGCGCTCGGCGCTCTGGTCGCTCCGCCCGACGCCGTGGCGGCGCTGGCGATTCTCGGGCAGGTGAACCCGCCGCACCGGATCCGCAAGATTCTGGAGGGCGAGAGCCTGCTGAACGATGCCTCATCGCTGCTGATCTATAAATTGGCCGTTGGCGCCGTCGTCGCGGGGAGCTTCAGCATGGAGGGGGCCGTGCCGACCTTCGCCCTCGTCATTTTCGGCAGCGTCGCGCTCGGCTGGTTCGCGGCATGGCCCGTCGGCCTTTTGATCCGGCGCATCGAAGACGCTCCGACCTCGGTGATTTTCCAGTTCGTGATTACCTTCGGCGTATGGCTCGTTGCCGAACGCCTGGGCCTTTCCGCAGTGGTCGCGATTGTCGTCTTCGGGCTGACGATGGCGCGCCATAATACGCTTCCGACCCATCTTAGGGTGTCGTCATTCGCGATCTGGGAGTCGGTGATCTTCGTGCTGAATGTTCTGGCCTTCACGCTCATCGGCCTTCAAATGCGCCCGGTGCTCGACGCGCTGGACGGCTCCGGGCCGCATTTGCTTGAAGCCGCGCTCATCATCCTCGGTGTGGTGATCGCCGTCCGCCTTGTCTGGGTGATGATCTATGCCTTCGTGCGAAGGCAGCTGGCCAGATTCCGCGCCTCGGCTTCCCTGCCGACGCCGAAAGGGGCACTGGTAGTCGGATGGTCGGGGATGCGCGGCATCGTCACTTTGGCGGCCGCCATGGCGCTGCCCGCCGATTTTCCGTACCGCGATTTCATGCAGCTGACGGCCTTCGTCGTCGTGCTGGGCACCTTGCTTCTCCATGGGCTGACTCTCCGGCCGCTGCTCATGCTGCTTCGCCTGCCTAAGGATACGATCGTAGAGACGGAGGCCCGCACGGCGCGCAAGGCGGCCTTGAAGGCGGCCATGGCGGAGCTGGAAAGCGACAGCACGGATGCGGCGCATCGCCTCAGGCTTCAATATAAGGAGGCTTTGAGCCGTGCCAGGAACGGCGAAGATCCGCGCGACACCGCCGATAACGCCTTGCGCCGCAAGGCGGTGGCCGTGTCGCGCCATGCCATTCATGATCTGCGCCGCAGCGGCGCCATCGGCGATGACGCCTATCGCCTTGTCGAAGAGGAGCTCGACTGGGTCGAGATGAGCGTGCGCCCCACAAAGCCCTGA
- a CDS encoding ATP-binding protein encodes MSHEIRTPMNGIIGLSGLLIDTPLDEEQGEYMKVVHNSAKALLSLLNDILDFSKIEAGELVLDEASFDLQKILRELESIMGIMAAEKGVQFILSCDTLPPQRVIGDPYRVRQILNNLLGNAVKFTAQGSVTLRAFPTLKDEANVWLRFEVEDTGIGIMEEYVPHIFKKFTQGGSAITSNFGGTGLGLAITKQLVEAMRGTIGVSSVHGKGTLFWCEIPFAADVTQNGAVLRTSTPTIFDDERIRNARVLVADDHYINQLFATKLLKKQLGISADTAANGLEALEKNAHHPYNLILMDCHMPQMDGFNSTLKIRQLEQQNGVPRVPIIALTADAMKLVKQRCLAVGMDDYLSKPLDPDEFIRKVVLVLTEDLAAFRQEGFSQTVQIRKNSTLPVQLEYLRRYTGGNPAEDKELSQSFLRQADKSLEDLEQSCAPSQNPEWEQAAHKFRGSSIGLGALALADLCEEAEQNFTASEQKKKDYVNNIRTELEAVRKFLSNITG; translated from the coding sequence ATGAGTCATGAAATCCGCACGCCGATGAATGGCATCATCGGGCTGTCCGGCTTGTTGATCGACACTCCCCTGGACGAGGAACAGGGAGAATATATGAAAGTCGTGCACAATTCCGCCAAAGCGCTTCTATCGTTGCTCAATGATATCCTCGATTTCTCCAAAATCGAGGCCGGAGAGCTGGTGCTGGACGAAGCGTCCTTCGATTTACAGAAAATTCTCAGGGAACTGGAAAGCATCATGGGCATTATGGCCGCCGAGAAGGGCGTCCAGTTCATCCTGTCATGCGACACACTGCCGCCGCAGCGCGTTATCGGCGACCCTTATAGAGTTCGTCAGATTTTGAACAATCTTTTGGGCAACGCGGTTAAATTTACGGCGCAGGGTTCGGTGACTTTACGGGCTTTCCCCACATTGAAGGACGAGGCTAATGTATGGCTTCGTTTTGAGGTGGAAGACACCGGGATCGGCATCATGGAAGAATATGTGCCGCATATTTTCAAGAAATTCACGCAAGGCGGAAGCGCCATAACCAGTAATTTCGGCGGAACGGGCCTTGGGCTTGCGATCACCAAACAGCTGGTGGAAGCCATGCGCGGTACGATCGGAGTCAGCAGCGTTCATGGAAAAGGCACGCTTTTCTGGTGCGAAATTCCCTTTGCCGCGGATGTTACTCAAAACGGCGCTGTCTTGCGGACTTCCACACCCACAATCTTCGACGACGAACGGATCAGAAATGCCCGCGTGCTGGTGGCGGACGATCACTATATCAATCAGCTTTTCGCAACCAAGCTGTTGAAAAAGCAACTCGGCATTAGCGCCGATACGGCGGCAAATGGGCTGGAGGCGCTCGAGAAGAATGCCCATCATCCCTATAATCTCATCCTTATGGACTGCCATATGCCCCAAATGGACGGGTTTAATTCTACGTTGAAAATCCGCCAGCTGGAGCAGCAGAACGGCGTGCCTCGCGTTCCCATTATCGCGCTTACGGCTGATGCCATGAAACTTGTCAAACAGCGATGCTTGGCCGTGGGTATGGATGATTATCTGAGCAAGCCGCTCGATCCGGATGAATTCATTCGTAAGGTTGTTCTCGTTTTGACCGAAGACCTCGCAGCGTTTCGTCAGGAAGGGTTTTCGCAAACCGTTCAAATCAGGAAAAATTCAACTTTGCCGGTGCAACTGGAGTATTTGCGAAGATATACCGGCGGCAATCCGGCTGAAGACAAAGAGTTATCCCAGTCTTTCCTGCGGCAAGCGGATAAGTCTCTTGAAGACCTTGAGCAAAGCTGCGCCCCCAGCCAAAACCCCGAATGGGAGCAGGCAGCCCATAAATTCAGAGGATCGTCAATTGGTCTAGGCGCGCTCGCACTGGCCGATTTGTGTGAAGAGGCCGAACAGAACTTCACTGCATCAGAACAAAAAAAGAAAGACTATGTGAACAATATTCGCACGGAGCTGGAAGCCGTACGGAAATTTTTATCAAATATCACCGGTTAG
- a CDS encoding response regulator, whose translation MQAYAAMPREDSVSEKHFFLQTYFFLIFPERILLLRWLDEYNAGDSGMNETTLADYSYLIIDDDQFICDLITNVLRKQGISRIAVAEGGQSAITHIKTGNLPDVIICDLNMPEGDGVEFLHYLAGESFNGGVILVSGTNRAIMNAALRLGDARALDMLGMLPKPFTPDDLIQALSRYNKESRISFKHSVGMESSV comes from the coding sequence ATGCAAGCGTATGCAGCCATGCCGCGCGAGGACAGCGTTTCTGAAAAACATTTTTTTCTGCAAACATATTTCTTTTTGATTTTTCCGGAGCGAATATTATTGTTGCGCTGGTTGGACGAGTACAATGCGGGAGATTCCGGCATGAATGAAACCACGCTTGCGGATTACAGTTATCTGATAATCGATGATGATCAGTTTATATGTGACCTCATCACCAATGTTTTACGCAAACAAGGCATTTCCCGCATAGCCGTCGCCGAGGGCGGTCAGAGCGCCATAACCCACATCAAGACCGGCAATCTTCCTGACGTTATTATTTGCGATCTCAACATGCCCGAAGGGGACGGCGTGGAATTCTTGCATTATCTGGCCGGAGAGTCCTTTAATGGCGGGGTCATTCTGGTGAGCGGCACAAACAGGGCAATCATGAATGCTGCCCTCAGGCTCGGAGACGCCCGCGCCCTTGATATGCTTGGCATGCTACCTAAGCCATTTACTCCGGACGACTTAATCCAGGCATTATCGCGGTATAATAAGGAGAGTCGGATTTCTTTTAAACATAGCGTAGGGATGGAGAGCAGCGTTTAA
- a CDS encoding MEDS domain-containing protein: MSQFLPNERKINLGFAHGEFPAGMHICYMTNNKHDRNSLATQFLNAGYQANEKVVYLAEEENSARRYEQLKHAGAEFPADAVVSTQTAYFPDGKFDPDSVIHYLESFASHSGSCGCRATGEMSWALRGVPGSERLLEYEARLTPMCEKYGITGICQYDISQFDGATIWAIMQTHPYIIVGRQLIRNAVYRNPEDFLRDLTSH; the protein is encoded by the coding sequence ATGAGTCAGTTTCTTCCCAACGAGAGAAAAATAAATCTTGGATTTGCGCATGGCGAGTTTCCGGCCGGAATGCATATATGCTACATGACGAACAATAAGCATGACCGCAATTCTCTTGCGACGCAGTTCCTCAATGCCGGATACCAGGCCAATGAAAAAGTCGTGTATCTTGCGGAGGAAGAGAATAGCGCGCGGCGGTATGAGCAGTTGAAGCACGCCGGCGCGGAATTCCCGGCTGATGCCGTGGTGTCGACACAAACCGCTTACTTTCCGGACGGTAAATTCGATCCTGATTCCGTGATTCACTACCTTGAGAGCTTCGCCTCGCACAGCGGATCTTGCGGATGCCGGGCTACGGGGGAAATGTCTTGGGCGCTGAGGGGAGTTCCCGGGTCGGAGCGTCTCTTGGAATATGAAGCGCGTTTGACGCCAATGTGCGAGAAATACGGCATCACCGGCATCTGCCAGTATGATATTTCGCAATTTGACGGGGCGACGATCTGGGCCATCATGCAGACGCATCCCTACATCATTGTCGGGCGGCAGTTGATCCGTAACGCCGTCTATCGGAATCCAGAGGATTTTCTGCGCGATCTGACGAGCCATTAA
- a CDS encoding efflux RND transporter periplasmic adaptor subunit, which yields MMSKHILMGALLAVALAGGTAFEARAHEEHAERSGGDPHNHGEEEGHEGRTEITPEAARNAAMEILQAGPAKIRETALLNGDIILDPNKTARIKARFPGIVRETYKNVGDSVNAGEALATVEANDSLQTYQVNSPLGGTVIARNTNPGDVAGEAPLFVVSDLSSVWAELHVFHKDQPRIKIGDPVTIHCADNDTQAESVIGAFMPLAESISQTLLARVHLPNADGHWRAGMNVSGKAVVAERDVPLAVRNTAIQRFEGADAVFVKEDGAYEARKIEPGISDGEWTEIRHGIEAGETYVGRNSFIVKADIEKAGASHDHD from the coding sequence ATGATGAGTAAGCATATATTGATGGGCGCCCTTCTTGCCGTGGCACTTGCGGGCGGGACGGCATTTGAGGCCCGCGCCCATGAGGAACACGCAGAACGATCCGGCGGCGATCCTCACAATCACGGCGAAGAAGAAGGCCATGAGGGGAGAACCGAGATAACGCCGGAAGCCGCTAGAAACGCCGCCATGGAAATCCTCCAGGCAGGCCCGGCAAAAATCCGGGAAACCGCGCTTCTTAACGGCGACATCATCCTCGATCCGAATAAGACGGCGAGGATCAAGGCGCGGTTTCCGGGCATCGTTCGCGAGACTTATAAAAACGTGGGCGATAGCGTCAATGCGGGCGAGGCGCTCGCAACGGTCGAGGCCAATGACAGTTTGCAGACCTATCAGGTGAACTCTCCGCTCGGCGGCACGGTTATCGCGCGCAATACCAATCCCGGCGACGTGGCGGGCGAGGCGCCGCTCTTCGTGGTGTCCGATCTCTCATCGGTGTGGGCGGAGCTTCATGTTTTTCACAAGGATCAGCCGAGGATAAAGATCGGCGATCCCGTGACCATCCATTGCGCCGATAACGATACGCAAGCCGAAAGCGTCATCGGCGCTTTCATGCCGCTTGCGGAGTCGATCAGCCAGACATTGCTGGCGCGCGTTCATCTTCCCAACGCGGACGGCCATTGGCGGGCAGGCATGAATGTCTCCGGCAAGGCCGTAGTCGCAGAACGTGACGTGCCTCTAGCCGTCAGAAATACGGCCATTCAGCGTTTTGAAGGCGCGGATGCCGTTTTCGTCAAGGAAGACGGCGCCTATGAAGCGCGCAAGATCGAGCCGGGCATCAGCGATGGCGAATGGACAGAGATCAGGCATGGCATCGAAGCGGGTGAAACCTATGTGGGCCGCAACAGCTTTATCGTGAAAGCCGACATAGAAAAAGCCGGCGCCTCGCATGACCATGATTAG
- a CDS encoding RHS repeat-associated core domain-containing protein translates to MHKKIASFISQDDMPGLAAFAGAYDALDRPASHVTGIGTFNYTYQGSTQKPTNRTLNGTSISTAWTYYSAVNGTRLGTITNSNGARSFTYSSSPMRMVNVAETASTATPSTDWVARSWNYYYDGAYRLTSAQVTPSGGTMKNFAYAYDDADNFTTFTSLTSSANPTNNALNQSTNFWGTQTYDANGNKLTDWWRNYKWDAENRLIQVTMPGIPTNKVEMWYDGLGRRTRIKTTNTTGVTDARYIWCGNEICQSRSNGGNNTWKRYYAEGEDRVGADKIVYMPDMLGSVRGAVNAATGALITSFDYTPYGNRTTSYTVGTAPDFQFGRMLWNGTAGLLLTRTRAYDPQIGRWLNRDSIGEAGGVNLYGYVGGSPIVNVDPSGLLMDTAAIAAKAALTGARSASGALLAGPAAFLMAMTPSPAGEGSDKTPTAEDIMPAAPQAGGGGGNNKQPPTVTTGGSCPIPRKHPNAGKTVEDILKGKLGSIQKAPLERGSPSWNSIRGETWEHLVKKAQANEPGYRQFYKLLNDGRFNK, encoded by the coding sequence TTGCACAAAAAAATCGCGAGCTTCATCAGTCAAGACGACATGCCGGGGCTTGCCGCTTTTGCTGGTGCGTATGACGCACTGGACCGTCCGGCATCGCATGTGACGGGCATCGGGACGTTTAACTACACCTATCAGGGCAGCACGCAAAAGCCGACGAACCGGACGCTGAACGGTACGAGCATCAGCACAGCATGGACGTATTACAGTGCGGTGAACGGGACGCGGCTCGGGACGATAACGAACAGCAACGGGGCGAGAAGCTTCACCTACTCGTCAAGCCCGATGCGGATGGTCAACGTTGCGGAGACGGCCTCGACGGCGACCCCATCAACGGACTGGGTGGCACGGAGCTGGAACTACTATTACGACGGAGCTTACCGGCTGACATCGGCGCAGGTGACGCCGAGCGGCGGCACGATGAAGAACTTCGCCTATGCCTACGATGACGCCGACAACTTCACGACCTTCACGTCGCTCACATCATCGGCCAATCCGACGAACAACGCGCTGAACCAGAGCACGAACTTCTGGGGAACGCAGACGTACGATGCGAACGGCAACAAGCTGACGGACTGGTGGAGGAATTACAAATGGGACGCGGAGAACCGGCTAATTCAGGTGACGATGCCGGGGATACCGACGAACAAGGTGGAGATGTGGTATGATGGCCTCGGCCGCCGGACGCGCATCAAGACGACGAACACAACGGGGGTGACGGACGCGCGGTATATCTGGTGCGGAAACGAAATCTGCCAGAGCCGAAGCAACGGCGGGAACAACACGTGGAAGCGGTATTACGCGGAAGGAGAAGACCGCGTTGGCGCGGACAAGATTGTGTATATGCCGGACATGCTGGGCAGCGTGCGTGGGGCTGTGAACGCGGCGACGGGTGCGCTGATAACGAGCTTCGATTACACACCATACGGCAACAGGACGACCAGCTACACGGTCGGCACGGCGCCTGACTTCCAGTTCGGGCGGATGCTATGGAACGGGACGGCGGGACTTCTCCTGACCAGAACACGCGCCTACGACCCGCAGATTGGCAGGTGGCTCAACCGAGACAGCATCGGAGAGGCCGGAGGCGTCAACCTATATGGGTATGTCGGTGGGAGTCCGATTGTGAATGTGGACCCTTCCGGACTGCTGATGGATACTGCGGCGATTGCTGCGAAAGCCGCACTTACAGGCGCTAGGTCTGCTAGTGGGGCCCTGCTGGCTGGGCCTGCTGCGTTTCTGATGGCAATGACTCCATCGCCCGCAGGCGAGGGCAGCGATAAAACACCGACGGCTGAAGACATTATGCCAGCAGCCCCACAAGCCGGAGGTGGTGGGGGCAACAATAAGCAGCCACCTACGGTCACGACAGGTGGGTCTTGTCCCATTCCGAGGAAACATCCGAACGCTGGAAAGACGGTGGAGGATATTCTGAAAGGGAAGCTCGGCAGCATTCAAAAGGCCCCCCTTGAACGTGGCTCCCCTTCATGGAATAGTATTAGGGGTGAAACGTGGGAGCACCTTGTAAAAAAGGCACAGGCTAACGAGCCGGGCTATCGCCAATTTTATAAACTCCTCAATGACGGAAGGTTCAATAAGTGA
- a CDS encoding TolC family protein, with translation MLFISNSPAWAGAPPAVTLQEAIARALANAPQLKAAEASMLASKGERRQAGTLPNPHIGVEVENVAGQGAYRGTDSAEITYGVSQLVEIGGKRSARQNAADQEYKMATSGYESARLDLIRSVRVAYMEAVAAQEESRLAKEQKDLAADIVQSVSRRVIAAAAPSIHKSRAEVALASSSMNFERAKRAAEIAKKKLSVLWADIGGSYQLDDNDFFAIQPPVADPGNAGADTPDIARLEARIAQAKANLDLEQANAIPDPTVNLGVRDLRESDSRAFVASVSLPIPVFNLNRGNIEKARHEVGRSESEKQAALLERNGEIARIILELQTAYDQAQSLKTSILPIAEKAFSQARAGYQAGKFSYLEILDAQHTLFDVRGQYNAALKDYHARRADLDRLTGKHKMTETDWREE, from the coding sequence ATGCTTTTCATAAGCAATTCCCCGGCTTGGGCAGGCGCGCCACCCGCCGTCACCTTGCAGGAAGCCATCGCAAGGGCGCTGGCCAACGCGCCTCAACTCAAGGCGGCGGAAGCGTCCATGCTGGCAAGCAAGGGCGAACGGCGGCAGGCCGGGACGCTGCCCAATCCCCATATCGGCGTGGAAGTCGAAAATGTTGCCGGGCAAGGAGCCTATCGGGGAACCGATTCCGCCGAAATCACCTATGGCGTATCGCAACTGGTCGAAATTGGCGGAAAGCGATCGGCACGGCAGAATGCGGCCGATCAAGAATACAAAATGGCCACTTCCGGCTATGAATCCGCGCGCCTCGATCTTATCCGCAGCGTCAGGGTCGCTTACATGGAAGCCGTCGCGGCGCAGGAGGAGTCCAGACTCGCAAAGGAACAGAAAGACCTGGCGGCGGACATCGTTCAAAGCGTATCGCGGCGCGTGATTGCCGCCGCCGCGCCCTCGATCCATAAGAGCCGCGCCGAAGTCGCGCTCGCTTCCAGCAGCATGAATTTCGAGCGAGCAAAGCGCGCGGCGGAGATCGCCAAGAAAAAGCTGTCCGTCTTGTGGGCGGACATCGGCGGCAGCTATCAATTGGATGACAATGATTTCTTTGCCATTCAGCCGCCTGTTGCCGATCCCGGAAACGCCGGCGCCGATACGCCTGACATAGCGCGTTTGGAAGCCAGGATTGCGCAAGCCAAAGCCAATCTGGATTTGGAGCAAGCCAACGCCATCCCCGATCCTACCGTTAATCTCGGTGTCCGCGATTTGCGGGAAAGCGACAGCCGCGCCTTCGTCGCCAGCGTTTCGCTGCCTATTCCGGTCTTCAACCTCAATCGCGGCAATATCGAGAAAGCGCGCCATGAAGTCGGAAGAAGCGAGAGCGAGAAACAAGCCGCTCTTCTGGAAAGAAATGGCGAAATCGCGCGCATCATCCTGGAACTGCAGACGGCTTATGATCAGGCGCAAAGTCTGAAAACCTCCATCCTGCCCATTGCCGAGAAAGCTTTCTCGCAGGCCCGCGCGGGCTATCAGGCCGGCAAATTCTCCTATCTGGAAATTCTGGATGCCCAGCACACGCTTTTCGACGTGCGCGGCCAGTATAACGCCGCCCTGAAAGACTATCACGCGCGCCGCGCTGATCTGGATAGGCTGACGGGAAAACATAAGATGACGGAAACCGATTGGAGAGAAGAATGA
- a CDS encoding tyrosine-type recombinase/integrase: MRCRTVQCVIRTSKSGKPRHVVLTDEARDFFVQMTAGKKGDDILFAHDDGSAWKKSHQSRPLLLACKHANITPAISFHVLRHTHGSLLAMKGVPLPVIAKQLGHADTRMTEKHYAHLSPSYVADTIRQHFPRLGMGIASNVKPLPFGKR; the protein is encoded by the coding sequence ATGCGATGCCGGACGGTCCAGTGCGTCATACGCACCAGCAAAAGCGGCAAGCCCCGGCATGTCGTCTTGACTGATGAAGCTCGCGATTTTTTTGTGCAAATGACCGCAGGGAAAAAGGGTGACGACATTCTATTTGCGCATGACGATGGGAGCGCATGGAAAAAATCGCATCAAAGCCGTCCCTTACTGCTGGCTTGCAAACACGCCAACATCACTCCTGCAATATCCTTCCACGTCCTGCGCCACACGCATGGCAGCTTGCTTGCGATGAAAGGCGTTCCCTTGCCGGTAATCGCCAAGCAACTCGGCCATGCCGACACGCGCATGACCGAAAAGCATTATGCCCATTTGTCGCCGTCCTATGTCGCCGATACGATCCGGCAGCATTTCCCGCGTTTGGGCATGGGGATTGCAAGCAATGTTAAGCCGTTACCCTTTGGCAAGCGTTAA
- a CDS encoding helix-turn-helix transcriptional regulator, which translates to MKKMLRADALIQKWMKGTKFKKAYDALESEYALAGALIEARAKSGLSQAQLAKRMKTTQPAIARMEGGRQLPSAATLLKFAKATGTKLKIQFVEI; encoded by the coding sequence ATGAAAAAAATGCTCCGTGCGGATGCCTTGATCCAGAAATGGATGAAGGGTACGAAATTCAAGAAAGCGTATGACGCGCTGGAAAGCGAATACGCGCTTGCTGGTGCTTTGATTGAGGCGCGGGCAAAATCCGGTCTTAGCCAAGCCCAGCTTGCCAAGCGCATGAAGACCACGCAGCCCGCTATTGCTCGTATGGAGGGCGGAAGACAACTGCCTAGCGCGGCAACTTTGCTGAAATTCGCCAAGGCAACGGGGACGAAGTTGAAAATCCAGTTTGTCGAGATTTAG